The DNA sequence GATAGCGCCATGGGCGgtgacgagggggaggaccgggaggaggagggtgagaagggtggtgagagagggagacatgatgaggatgtgaggttggtgttttttgAAGAAGTGAATAAAGTGATAGAGGTTGTAAAGGGGACCCTGCCGGCGGGAAGTTGGAAAAGATAGATGTGACTAGAAGAAGGTGCTGAGTTGGTCTCCTGGACgcttgagggtgaaggtgaggatgaagatgtaGAACTGGCTGATGAGAgagggatggtgatggcttctTATAGACAATTCTCTCAGCCCTCTCGTCCATATCGTTGTGATCATGAGTCCACCACATCAAGGTCGACTGCCGCCCTTGTGAGCCGACACCCGAGTTTGCCAGCACATTCTCTCTGTCTGTTTTCATCCGATGTTGTCGAAACTTACCCCTCAAGTGACGAGAAATCGCTCAGGCACGCAGCAACAACCGCTTCGGGCAAGTTGCGTCGACTCCAAAACACTTGCCCAGGAGCTTTATCGTGAGGCAGTGCTGAGCGCCAGAGTTTCGAGGGGTCTTGTCGAcggcctccttcccctccgcaGCAGATACCAAACAGTCAGTACTAGTGCATCTCTCGCCGTGCTGTCATCCAGGAAGACCGGTGAAGCTTGAAGAACTGCTGACTTTagcagccagccagctaGAAGTTGTAAGTACGCTGAACTTCATTTCCTGGGTGATCCACAATAGCCATGAAGCTGATCTGGGGATCACGATAGTGTTAGCAGGAGAGATCACCTAGCCTGTTTGCCAATGCATGCATTCAACTTACAGATCTACAAACAGAGTCTTCCTGTCGTGGTCCCTGATGGCAGACCCGAGATCCGTCTTGGCTCCGGATGCCACACTACTCGCTTTGACTGTTCGGTTGGACAAATAAGCCTTGACAGGTTGGCAAACCAtccatcaccgtcaccgagATGTCCCGTAAGCCAGTAAGAACTCGTGATGGCTGCCCAGAGTTGTAGTTGCAAGACGAAACATCTGTGCACCAGATACAGTAACCCGGTTAGACATCTTGGCGATGAAATCCCCGAGAGCTGTCACCCTGATGGCAGGTTTCATCGTGTTCGACCAATAGGGCTGCAAGACTTATTGCACCCCAGCAAAGTCTTGAAAGCGATGCAAAAAAGCAGTTCGAGGACTCGGTGAGTTGTCCTTTTGGCTTGCTGTGCTCTTAAAAAGCCTTTTTGCGCGACAGAATCTCATTCTTTGAAGActatcctcatcatcagttCATTTTTGGGACATAGAAGTAAGACAAAAAAGCGCTGTTGAGGTCATCAGTCGCAGGCGGAGCCTCGATAATTGGCTGCTCAAAATCAGTTTCACGAACTCTTCTCTTTCCCCACAAGGGGATTTTTTTGGGAGTGGCTGTGCACGCATGATTattcttttgttcttttgCTTCTAGTTTcgagcaaaaaaaaacaagggTGAGAAATCCGAGGATCTGCTGAAACGTTTGTTCGATCTCGCAGCCTTACTGTCGATCAAACGCGGCGAACCCCTTTCACAAGGGCTCAagaaaccaccacctgccaATCGCATCAGCACCGCTATCGAGAAAATAAACCTGAAGAAACATTCCATCATCACATAAAACTTAGGTATTGGTATGCTGCTGGAAGCGCTAAAACGCATGGATGGTTATTCGCAAGTTTCTCAGCATGTGAGCACCAGGCCATGCCGGAGATCCAGAGCGGAAACACCATCCATGGCGTGGCAGCCATAGAAGATATTTGAGCAGCGATGAAATAACAGAGGGCTTccccttgagcttctcaaaACAGGATATTGTCTGGTAGTTTCACCGTTCACTCAGAAGGGGGCCCGATGGTCTCTGCCCCTGAGGGTGTCGACGTATTGACCGGGACGGGTCAAAGTATCGTATCGCGAAGTTGGCCGTTCTGCTGCCCGTGAAGACATGAAAGTGGTGTTAGGTTGTACTACCAAAGCTTGTTGTCAGTACGATGCGCGCCAATCAGAGCATTTGCACACTGACCTCTTTTTCGACCTAGGGCAAGTTGTAACTCTCCTGCGTTTGCCATGGATGTGGATCTCGTGCTCATAGACGCCAAGGGCGCATTGACAACATGTCTTGGGCCACCTGGTATATTGCTCTGAGAGGGAAGTGTTGCATGATGAGCTCGACCTGAGCCTGGAGCATATCTATTGGTTCTCTGTTCAGCTCTTGGGACAGAAATGTATGTTGGTGATGCAGTGGTGTTGAAGACTTGTGGCTGAATGAGGTTTTCTGGTGGTCCTGTACCATAACGTCAGTTCGATACGCCTGTTGATAGGAGAATAGTAGGACCCAATCACTTACTTTGGTGCGTGTAGCTTTCTGGGACAGGCATGCTTCTTTGAACAGTCTGAGCTTGTTGGTCAGGGGCCACTGTCACATATCTGGGCCTATTGATCCGGTCGGCCCCTGAAAATGCAGCGCGCGGCAGTCTTGTATCTCTGACTCCATGTCCTGCTTGTGGAAGATCTCTTGGGCGAAGACGGCCTGAGGAGACTTGCTCTCGTTGTGATGTCCCTTCCTCGGCACGCATCTGATAGAGCTGCTCCTGAAGTTCTCGACACTTCTTTTTGAGTTTGTCGTAGACACTCCGAAAATGTAGCAGTtctttatttcttttttccagATCTCTGTTGAGATCTTCACACTGGCGCGAAATagtttcctcctccctttgtATTGCTAGATGGGAAGTGAGCAAAGGGGAAAGGGCCCGGGGATCTTGTGGCTATCTGCAACATACCATCATATTTAGCTTTCCAGCCAGCACAGGTTCTCGACAATTCCGCCTTTTCTCGACCGTCCTTTGATCTTTTGCAGTGAGCATGTAGCTGTCAAAAAGATAGGTATATGAGGGAGCAACTGACATTTGTACTTCTAGTTGCTGTGACCAGAACGCCATCGCACTTGAAGCAGCTTCCATGATCATTGTTGGGCTGAGCCCATACATCAACTGGACCGCATCTTGAACCGATGATTCCCAGTCCTGATGATTGCagatttcttcttcctcaagatGTTTTCTGCACACCGGGCAGCTCCATGGTGGCTCATTTCCGAAGCCATGGGTGATGGCGCATTGGTTACAGAGGATGTGCCTGCTCCCAAAGTTAGCCGTCTCCCTGACTGACATTCGCCAGATACCGAAAATAAAAATTGAGACTTACATACAAGAGGTGACAACCATGCCATTCACCAACTCGGCATCGCAGCCCTGGACCTTGCACTTCAAATAAACAGGCATTTTGACTGCGGCGCAGATGCTGAGACCGTCGTTCAAAGCGAATTGCAGATAACAGCAATCATTTTGACGAAGAGATTGCTAATCTGATGCTCTGATCTATCGGTGAAGATTCTGAAGTGCAATGGGAATGGAAGGTGGGTGGCTTTATGGCCATCCTCGTTCCTTCCAAACTCAATGGTGCAGGTGGATATAGTGCCTGGAGCCATGTGATGGCTGGAAATTCAGCGATCGTTCCGTGAATTCACTGTAAGAGAAGTGAATTGTCTTTGTCCTTTATCTGGACTCCAATCACTGGTATCTTATTCTGCTAcctcttctctctcatgATCATCGAGTGAGGTTGATCTCAACAactgggttagggttcttTCCCAGCCACGGCAAGCCACGCCAAGTATCCCTGAAGCACGGACCGACCCGTTAATTCTCCACCGAACTCCCCCAAGTGCCAGGATCTTGGTTGGCGCCTCGactccacctccccgccttgTGGCTGTGCCTCTCACTCAGGCACCCTCACCCACTCCCTGAAGCTTACTGAAGCAGAGCCTCTCGAGTTAACGGCCGACGACAGTAAACAAACATCTCGCTGTGCGACACCGTCAGCGCGATTCATCAAACATGACCGAAATCGTAATGAGCCAGACACCACCGATTCTGCATGGCCCTTCAGAAAAGGAACGGAAATATGATCGTCAGCTTCGCCTATGGGCTGCCAGTGGCCAAGCTGCCCTCGAGTCAGCCAATATCTTGCTGGTGAACTCTGGCCCTGGCACAGTGGGTGTTGAGACTTTGAAGAACCTGGTGTTGCCAGGTACGTTTACTCGCTCTTATATCTCATGCTATGAGTTTGAAGCTAACATATGTATCCAGGAATTGGTCGCTTTGCTATTTATGATGAAGCCAGGGTCGAGGAAGCAGACTTGGGCGTCAACTTCTTTCTGGATGAGAACAGCCTGGGAAAGCCGAGGTCAGAGAGTCTCACAGGACATCTGTTGGAGCTGAACCCAGAGGTCCAGGGTGACTGGTATCCGAATGAGGTAGGTGGACTCATCCGTGATTCTCAGTCAGTTATCACGCTGTAAGTGTGAGCTCTCATCACACAACTATACTCACATACGGTGGTGGCGAATATAGAATGTCAAGACTTTAGACTCCCTCCTCACGAGTTCCCCCGTCTTCACAACCATCATATATACACACCCCATCACACCAGAGAACCTCTCGCTTCTGGAATCACAtgggcaacaacaccaaaccccGCTGGTGGCGATACACTCCGCTGGCTTCTACTCTTACTTCCGCATCAACCTCCCAGGAGCTTTCCCCATCGTCGATACACATCCAGACGAGACAGCCACGACAGACCTTCGCCTTCTCACCCCATGGCCTGAGTTGGCTGTGTTCGCGGAGGAGCTAACGAAGAACATTGATGATCTGTCTGACTTCGAGCATGGTCACCTGCCTTATGTCGTGATATTGCTCCACTATCTTGAGAGATGGAAAGCGGAGCACGATGGCAGCTACCCCTCAACCTACAAGGAGAAGACCGAGTTTCGTCGGATAGTCCAGGGCGCGGCGAGGACCCAGAATGCCGAGGGTGGCGAAGAGAACTTTGATGAAGCGGCTGGTGCCGTGCTCAAGACCCTTGTGGTGCCATCACTACCAtcggggttgaaggagatcTTCGAATACGAGCGCACAAACCCAGTAAGTCACAACCTTGGTTGGAGAGATGGGCCACCCCTCTTTCGTGATGGTGTCGTCGTTGACAGCTACCCCACTTTGATGAACGTGTCAGGCAGATGCTGACGAGGCTGCCCCAGGCGGAGCAAAAGTCCGGGTTCTGGGTGATCGCCGACGCGGTCAGGGCCTTCTACGAGAAGCACAAGTG is a window from the Podospora pseudocomata strain CBS 415.72m chromosome 6, whole genome shotgun sequence genome containing:
- a CDS encoding hypothetical protein (COG:O; EggNog:ENOG503P4U0); the encoded protein is MPVYLKCKVQGCDAELVNGMVVTSCMHILCNQCAITHGFGNEPPWSCPVCRKHLEEEEICNHQDWESSVQDAVQLMYGLSPTMIMEAASSAMAFWSQQLEVQMSVAPSYTYLFDSYMLTAKDQRTVEKRRNCREPVLAGKLNMMQYKGRRKLFRASVKISTEIWKKEIKNCYIFGVSTTNSKRSVENFRSSSIRCVPRKGHHNESKSPQAVFAQEIFHKQDMESEIQDCRALHFQGPTGSIGPDM
- a CDS encoding hypothetical protein (COG:O; BUSCO:EOG09261IEV; EggNog:ENOG503NUPG), whose protein sequence is MTEIVMSQTPPILHGPSEKERKYDRQLRLWAASGQAALESANILLVNSGPGTVGVETLKNLVLPGIGRFAIYDEARVEEADLGVNFFLDENSLGKPRSESLTGHLLELNPEVQGDWYPNENVKTLDSLLTSSPVFTTIIYTHPITPENLSLLESHGQQHQTPLVAIHSAGFYSYFRINLPGAFPIVDTHPDETATTDLRLLTPWPELAVFAEELTKNIDDLSDFEHGHLPYVVILLHYLERWKAEHDGSYPSTYKEKTEFRRIVQGAARTQNAEGGEENFDEAAGAVLKTLVVPSLPSGLKEIFEYERTNPAEQKSGFWVIADAVRAFYEKHKCLPLPGKVPDMKAQSKVYIQLQNIYKAKARKDAAEILETVQATAGGQTIDPAEVDLFCKNAAFVKLINATTGKISRADRLKEVAAQEFRNDEQAGMTLQPLSLLPIYLAMQATAHQVETEDGRGWPRQEEVLARVAKMVPGADENERVRQAVEEVARAEGGELHNVAALTGGMVAQEMIKIITKQYIPIDNTCLFDGISSRCQILRL